From one Phocaeicola salanitronis DSM 18170 genomic stretch:
- a CDS encoding DUF3945 domain-containing protein, producing MAQENSPNKEKKQGRTKKPEKPYVEQINELLLVHNKNDPKEGLGVVSEVDEKGNYQTVAPEEKNENSFLKFDKNSSILENFIKNFWSQLKEPTHFRLLRMTFNDYKQNKQALKDLAEGKKTDAVKEFLKRYEIVPKANNQKNSQTKEEEITMAKEQEQTTQAQPEQVSQVEAAAQGREQQEPQRQQTPTYRYNENMINWEELDKFGISKEMLEQSGQLDGMLKGYKTNKTMPLTLNIPGVLTAKLDARLSFISNGGQVMLGIHGIRKEPELDRPYFGHIFTDEDKKNLRECGNMGRVADLNLRGDITEPCLISIDKNTNELVAVRQEHVYIPNEIKGVTLTPDEIQKLKNGEQVFVDGMKSNQGKEFNATLQYSAERRGIEFIFPKNQEFNQQTLGGVPLSPMQIKALNEGHTILVEDMKRKNGELFSSFVTLDKVTSGLQYTRHNPETGEIYIPKEICSVQLTPEDKEALRKGQPIYLKDMINRKGEEFSSFVRLDLASGRPQYSRTPDGFNERQAPTIPAEVYGHLFSAQERANLQDGKTILVTGMKGPNGKQFDSYLKVNANTGQLQYFQENPDVRRNTSQRASQTDNTQQQEQKKGTKQAV from the coding sequence ATGGCACAAGAAAACAGTCCAAACAAGGAAAAAAAGCAAGGCCGGACAAAGAAACCGGAAAAGCCTTATGTAGAACAAATCAACGAGCTTCTGTTGGTACACAACAAGAACGACCCCAAGGAAGGCTTGGGAGTGGTCAGCGAAGTGGATGAGAAAGGCAATTACCAGACGGTTGCACCGGAAGAGAAGAATGAAAACTCATTCCTGAAATTTGACAAGAATTCGAGCATCCTCGAAAACTTTATCAAGAACTTCTGGAGCCAACTGAAGGAACCTACCCATTTCAGGCTGCTCCGCATGACCTTCAATGATTACAAACAGAACAAACAGGCGCTTAAAGACCTGGCCGAAGGTAAGAAAACAGATGCGGTAAAGGAATTCCTGAAACGCTACGAAATCGTACCGAAGGCAAACAATCAGAAAAACAGTCAAACAAAAGAGGAAGAAATAACAATGGCAAAGGAACAGGAACAGACAACACAGGCGCAGCCTGAACAGGTATCACAGGTGGAAGCAGCCGCACAGGGACGTGAACAGCAGGAACCGCAACGCCAGCAGACACCCACGTACCGTTACAACGAGAATATGATCAACTGGGAAGAACTGGACAAATTCGGTATATCCAAGGAAATGCTGGAACAGTCCGGACAGCTTGATGGCATGTTGAAAGGATACAAGACTAATAAGACCATGCCACTGACACTCAACATACCCGGAGTGCTGACAGCCAAACTGGACGCACGTCTTTCATTTATATCCAACGGAGGCCAGGTCATGCTGGGTATTCATGGTATCAGAAAGGAGCCGGAGTTGGACCGTCCTTATTTCGGGCATATCTTCACGGATGAGGACAAAAAGAACCTGCGAGAGTGCGGAAACATGGGACGCGTGGCTGACCTTAACCTCCGCGGCGACATTACAGAACCGTGTCTGATTTCCATTGACAAGAATACCAATGAACTGGTAGCCGTCCGACAGGAACATGTCTATATCCCGAATGAAATCAAAGGTGTAACTCTGACTCCGGATGAAATCCAAAAACTGAAAAACGGTGAACAAGTATTCGTGGACGGTATGAAATCCAATCAAGGCAAGGAATTCAACGCAACTCTGCAATACAGCGCGGAAAGGAGAGGAATCGAATTTATTTTTCCCAAAAATCAGGAATTCAACCAACAGACTCTGGGTGGTGTCCCACTTTCGCCCATGCAGATTAAAGCCTTGAACGAAGGTCATACTATCCTTGTGGAGGATATGAAACGAAAGAATGGTGAACTGTTCTCATCTTTCGTTACTTTGGACAAGGTAACAAGCGGTCTTCAATATACGCGCCACAATCCGGAAACGGGAGAAATCTACATTCCGAAGGAAATATGTTCCGTACAGCTAACTCCGGAGGATAAGGAGGCGTTGCGTAAAGGCCAGCCAATCTATCTTAAGGATATGATCAACCGCAAAGGTGAGGAATTCTCGTCATTCGTAAGGCTGGACCTGGCAAGCGGAAGACCGCAATATTCAAGAACCCCGGACGGTTTCAACGAGCGACAGGCACCTACCATTCCGGCAGAAGTTTACGGACATCTGTTTTCGGCGCAGGAAAGGGCAAACCTACAAGACGGCAAGACCATTCTCGTAACGGGTATGAAAGGTCCCAACGGAAAGCAGTTCGACTCATATCTGAAAGTCAATGCCAATACCGGTCAATTGCAATATTTCCAGGAAAATCCGGATGTCCGCCGCAACACCTCACAGCGCGCTTCCCAGACAGACAATACCCAGCAGCAAGAGCAGAAGAAAGGAACAAAACAGGCTGTCTGA
- a CDS encoding DUF4099 domain-containing protein: MNKNNLHIYKAEQINWKNLESVGISKTQIEKDGNLDLLLQGKETRVMPIKIKTPVFSLTMDATLSLTKGENGNPIICINGISPSGE; the protein is encoded by the coding sequence ATGAACAAGAACAATCTTCATATCTACAAAGCTGAACAAATCAATTGGAAGAATTTGGAATCGGTAGGTATCAGCAAAACCCAAATAGAAAAGGACGGAAACCTGGACCTACTCCTCCAAGGGAAGGAAACCCGTGTCATGCCCATTAAGATCAAGACGCCCGTATTCTCACTGACCATGGATGCTACTCTCAGTCTGACAAAAGGCGAGAACGGAAATCCGATCATTTGCATAAACGGTATCAGTCCTTCAGGTGAATAA
- a CDS encoding DNA topoisomerase has protein sequence MIAILTDKPSVGKEIGRIIGATKVKNGYVEGNGYMVTWTFGNMLSLAMPKDYGIQRLERDDFPFIPSEFGLMVRHIRTNNGWIPDIDAVLQLKVIEKVFQNCDTIIAATDASRDGEMTFRYVYQYLNCTQPCFRLWISSLTDESVRKGMEELKPDSFYDSLFLAADSRNKADWILGVNACYAMCKATGLGNNSLGRVQTPVLAAICRRYRERENHISSDSWPIYISLQKEGILFKMRRTQDILNKESAVMFFQDCKLAQKAQITNVSHSIREVLSPELLDLTQLQKEASIRYGLTAPEVYDIAQSLYEKKLISYPRTSSRYLTEDVFDSLPPIMTRLLSWELFPVSEKTSSIDIYTLPRHVINAKKVNVHHAIIITGIHPGNLSEKEMLVYRLIAGRMLEAFMPPCRIETTSVEAICAAQKFKAEHTRVIEAGWHDVFMRSDTVSQSGFSVNELPWLDKGDTLKVCGCNLVHKKQLPVSPFMDAELVEYMEQNGLGTVSSRTNIIRTLINRKYIRYSGKYIIPTPKGMFTYETIRGKKIADTSLTTDWEKQFAELENGMTTGQEFLDRIKVLAKEMTDDIFNTYSQRKE, from the coding sequence ATGATTGCCATATTAACAGACAAACCAAGTGTAGGAAAAGAAATCGGACGAATCATCGGTGCGACCAAAGTTAAAAACGGATATGTGGAAGGAAACGGCTACATGGTAACATGGACTTTCGGAAACATGCTGTCACTGGCCATGCCGAAGGACTACGGAATCCAAAGGCTGGAACGGGATGACTTCCCGTTCATACCTTCGGAATTCGGACTGATGGTACGGCATATACGCACCAATAACGGATGGATACCGGACATTGATGCCGTACTTCAACTTAAAGTGATTGAAAAGGTATTCCAAAACTGCGACACCATCATTGCGGCTACAGATGCCAGCCGTGACGGGGAAATGACATTCCGCTATGTATATCAGTACCTGAACTGCACACAACCATGTTTCCGCCTTTGGATTTCCTCCCTGACAGACGAGTCTGTCCGCAAAGGCATGGAAGAACTGAAACCTGACAGTTTCTATGACAGTCTGTTCCTGGCTGCCGACAGCCGCAACAAGGCGGACTGGATTCTCGGAGTCAACGCCTGCTACGCCATGTGCAAAGCAACGGGACTTGGCAACAATTCTCTCGGACGGGTACAGACACCGGTACTGGCAGCCATCTGCCGACGTTACCGTGAAAGAGAGAACCATATTTCCTCTGACAGCTGGCCCATCTATATCAGTCTGCAAAAGGAGGGTATCCTCTTCAAGATGCGCCGTACGCAGGATATTTTGAACAAGGAATCTGCGGTAATGTTCTTTCAAGACTGCAAGCTGGCGCAGAAGGCGCAGATAACCAATGTCAGTCATAGTATCAGGGAAGTACTATCGCCGGAACTGCTTGACCTGACGCAACTGCAAAAGGAAGCCAGCATCCGTTACGGTCTTACCGCTCCTGAAGTGTACGACATTGCCCAGTCCCTTTATGAGAAGAAACTGATTTCCTATCCCAGGACTTCCAGCCGTTATCTGACAGAAGATGTATTCGACTCTCTTCCACCGATTATGACGCGTCTACTTTCATGGGAGCTGTTCCCTGTCTCTGAGAAAACTTCAAGTATTGACATTTATACGTTACCCCGCCATGTAATAAACGCAAAAAAAGTCAATGTGCATCATGCCATTATCATTACAGGTATCCACCCCGGGAATTTGTCCGAGAAGGAAATGCTGGTTTATAGACTTATAGCCGGAAGAATGCTCGAAGCATTCATGCCTCCATGTCGTATAGAAACGACAAGCGTAGAAGCCATATGCGCGGCACAGAAATTCAAGGCCGAACATACACGGGTCATCGAAGCCGGCTGGCATGACGTGTTCATGCGTTCCGATACAGTTTCACAATCGGGTTTCTCCGTCAATGAGCTTCCCTGGCTGGATAAAGGTGATACCCTGAAAGTATGCGGATGCAATCTGGTCCACAAAAAACAACTGCCGGTAAGTCCGTTCATGGATGCGGAACTGGTGGAATATATGGAACAAAACGGGTTAGGCACGGTATCTTCACGTACCAATATCATACGTACACTGATCAATCGCAAGTATATCCGCTATTCCGGAAAATATATTATACCGACGCCGAAGGGCATGTTCACCTATGAAACCATCCGTGGAAAGAAAATAGCAGACACTTCACTCACCACTGACTGGGAAAAGCAATTTGCTGAACTTGAAAACGGAATGACAACCGGACAGGAATTTCTGGATAGGATCAAAGTTCTCGCCAAGGAAATGACCGATGACATTTTCAACACTTATTCCCAAAGGAAAGAGTAA
- a CDS encoding PRTRC system protein E has product MFFQSIYQMITAGTDLNINIRKVDNSLSVAVMPRRNNLKEDIRQNMVPLVVNGTPVELDTGFLQAIIQPLQKVQGLLANVENFEKQAEKATVQTKPSKASTVPSESKEVRERREKMEKLLKKADDAVTAKRFSEAMTWLKQARILASTEKQKEIDTKMQEVQKLACEGSLFGMTEEPVPAMPQPQGNMNVQPQPVTRPGIFPEQQTHTMNPEPVMQPAPQHIPQEMPQPVYGTNGAYIQPAPNRPVMQGTGMPQGATMQPYSQQSAYQPEAAPYPQQQVRQPTNDHIPNGTAQVQNGNGREYQTAPAAHDTFCFDPEDENDRELLREDPYAEYPDFPAEYRMKDEAQVEMIYC; this is encoded by the coding sequence ATGTTTTTTCAATCAATTTATCAGATGATTACAGCAGGTACGGATCTGAATATCAATATCCGTAAAGTGGACAACAGCCTGAGCGTGGCAGTCATGCCCCGGCGGAACAATCTGAAAGAGGACATACGGCAGAACATGGTACCGCTGGTAGTAAACGGAACGCCTGTAGAACTGGATACGGGATTTCTACAAGCCATCATACAACCGTTACAAAAAGTACAGGGATTGCTTGCCAATGTGGAAAATTTCGAGAAACAGGCAGAAAAGGCAACGGTACAAACCAAGCCATCCAAGGCTTCAACGGTTCCGTCCGAATCAAAGGAAGTCAGGGAGAGACGGGAGAAGATGGAAAAACTCCTCAAGAAGGCCGATGATGCCGTTACCGCCAAAAGATTCTCCGAAGCGATGACCTGGCTGAAACAAGCACGGATTTTGGCTTCCACTGAAAAGCAGAAGGAGATTGATACGAAAATGCAGGAGGTGCAGAAATTGGCCTGCGAAGGCAGCCTGTTCGGTATGACAGAAGAACCGGTACCAGCCATGCCTCAGCCACAAGGCAACATGAACGTACAACCACAACCTGTTACCCGCCCGGGCATATTCCCGGAACAACAAACCCATACTATGAATCCTGAACCTGTCATGCAGCCTGCTCCACAACATATTCCACAGGAAATGCCTCAACCGGTATATGGAACGAACGGAGCATATATCCAACCTGCTCCAAACCGCCCCGTGATGCAAGGAACAGGTATGCCGCAAGGAGCTACAATGCAGCCATATTCGCAGCAGTCGGCTTACCAGCCTGAGGCGGCTCCTTATCCACAACAACAGGTACGGCAGCCGACAAACGACCATATACCGAACGGAACAGCACAGGTACAGAACGGAAACGGACGGGAATACCAGACTGCACCGGCAGCCCATGATACATTCTGCTTCGATCCGGAAGACGAAAATGACAGGGAGCTTCTAAGAGAGGACCCGTATGCGGAATATCCGGATTTTCCGGCTGAGTACCGGATGAAGGACGAGGCACAGGTAGAAATGATATACTGCTGA